The Anolis carolinensis isolate JA03-04 chromosome 2, rAnoCar3.1.pri, whole genome shotgun sequence genome has a window encoding:
- the LOC103281359 gene encoding membrane-associated guanylate kinase, WW and PDZ domain-containing protein 1 isoform X2, whose translation MYRIVKNHNIPFTNVSNSVLQSMGILAPATAPSRRFQKISPSKLNVVVVVDGNCILQYTHRQSPCSCLSDGEPLLPRHPPPTYGAVPPSPTIPRGPACGQEAGPPPSRRTRGLSVRCCTKACLGDEEEHTDRHLHRGPPCSRLTPVPLPRSPSGPWFGVGSLSGGRPGARVVKIWDRQRCPLLEEGDIIAKVNGADVRDLSPGEVESVLQEHTRTGDVILLVERKGHHSRRHTQENCTFPRENFLPDSSHNKRVSRDAPNPWGGPSGDTLAVTSFVGPEPRDVLVCPAHCSQRPRRPRPAGGAGDPIGSVDGPREEYGCSSSTAIATDGGGISKGASSLMPHQEEGLSHQEDSGLLARLSHTDVGGVFRQAGSRVRMKIRNRKDTGISSDLNTADIDVGECPRSPTYRLPQLQEMGQYSVELFRGPNGFGFSLRGGSEYNMDIYVLALMEGGPAQQCGKIQVSDQLVEINGESTSGMTHAQAVEHIRNGGSRIHLVLKRGNGFVPDYDREYSQSPAKTLQVPEAEDRVRHRHRRSNPAGGPQYQGQSPCDGGGQETSPSGRQQLPKARPSSRLHHGSAKVQVEEEEDRERGWRQREPGKNSEGKDESSKLLSPRPSRKLRSDLVPGPWLVPSKERLSRALWGVCMGQGEEEEQKGEPGRGKSMEVKRRS comes from the exons ATGTATAGGATTGTTAAAAATCATAATATACCTTTTACCAATGTATCCAATTCTGTTTTGCAGTCAATGGGTATCTTGGCTCCTGCAACTGCCCCAAGCAGACGATTCCAGAAAATTAGTCCTTCTAAAT TGAATGTCGTAGTAGTGGTAGACGGGAACTGCATCCTCCAATACACCCATCGTCAATCACCTTGCTCCTGCCTTTCCGATGGGGAGCCTCTCTTGCCCCGACACCCTCCACCAACTTATGGGGCTGTGCCCCCCAGCCCCACTATCCCCCGAGGACCAGCTTGTGGGCAAGAAGCCGGACCGCCCCCGTCCCGCAGGACTCGTGGACTCAGTGTCCGCTGTTGCACCAAAGCCTGCCTGGGGGACGAAGAGGAACACACTGACCGGCATCTCCATCGAGGGCCACCTTGCAGCCGTCTCACCCCAGTGCCCTTGCCCCGCAGCCCCTCCGGGCCATGGTTTGGAGTGGGATCACTCAGCGGGGGGCGGCCAGGAGCTCGTGTTGTGAAGATCTGGGACCGGCAGCGATGCCCTTTGCTGGAGGAAGGGGATATCATCGCCAAGGTGAACGGAGCTGATGTCCGAGACTTGAGTCCTGGAGAAGTGGAGAGTGTCTTGCAGGAGCACACGCGGACCGGTGACGTGATCCTTCTGGTGGAGAGGAAAG GTCATCACTCCAGGAGACATACCCAGGAAAATTGCACATTTCCACGGGAAAACTTCTTGCCTGATTCCTCTCACAATAAGAGAGTTTCCCGGGATGCTCCTAACCCCTGGGGAGGTCCCTCAGGAGACACTTTAGCTGTGACCAGTTTTGTGGGTCCCGAGCCCCGTGATGTACTTGTGTGTCCTGCACATTGTTCCCAGAGACCAAGGAGGCCCCGGCCAGCAGGAGGTGCTGGGGACCCCATAGGAAGTGTGGATGGTCCCCGAGAAGAGTACGGATGCAGCAGCAGCACAGCCATAGCAACAGATGGAGGTGGAATTAGCAAAGGAG CCAGCTCCCTGATGCCCCATCAGGAGGAAGGCCTCTCCCATCAAGAAGACAGTGGGCTTTTGGCACGGTTGTCCCACACTGATGTTGGGGGAGTCTTCCGGCAGGCAGGGAGCCGGGTGCGAATGAAAATCCGAAATCGCAAAGACACAG GAATTTCCAGCGATTTGAACACCGCTGATATTGATGTGGGTGAATGTCCCCGGAGCCCCACCTACCGCCTCCCTCAGCTCCAG GAGATGGGCCAATATTCGGTGGAGCTGTTCCGAGGACCCAATGGCTTTGGCTTCAGTCTGCGAGGTGGAAGTGAATATAACATGGATATCTATGTCTTGGCTCTCATGGAGGGTGGACCAGCCCAGCAGTGTGGCAAGATCCAA GTGAGCGACCAGTTAGTAGAGATCAATGGGGAGTCTACGTCAGGAATGACACATGCGCAAGCTGTGGAGCACATCCGCAATGGAGGGAGCCGGATACACCTGGTGCTGAAGAGAGGCAACGGATTTGTTCCCGACTATG ACCGTGAGTACAGCCAGAGCCCCGCCAAGACACTGCAGGTGCCAGAAGCTGAGGACAGAGTCAGGCACCGACACCGGAGATCAAACCCGGCTGGGGGCCCCCAATACCAGGGACAGAGCCCTTGCGATGGGGGTGGCCAGGAGACCTCACCCAGTGGCAGACAGCAGCTCCCCAAAGCACGCCCGTCTAGCCGGCTGCACCACGGATCCGCCAAGGTTCAGGTCGAGGaagaagaagacagggaaaggggCTGGAGACAGCGGGAGCCGGGGAAGAACTCAGAGGGCAAGGATGAGAGCAGCAAGCTCCTTTCCCCCAGGCCGAGCCGGAAATTACGCTCAGACCTGGTCCCTGGTCCCTGGCTGGTACCCAGTAAGGAACGCCTGTCCCGGGCTCTGTGGGGCGTCTGCATGGgccagggggaggaggaagagcagaaGGGAGAACCAGGAAGAGGAAAGAGCATGGAGGTGAAAAGGCGAAGTTAG
- the LOC103281359 gene encoding membrane-associated guanylate kinase, WW and PDZ domain-containing protein 1 isoform X3, whose amino-acid sequence MGILAPATAPSRRFQKISPSKLNVVVVVDGNCILQYTHRQSPCSCLSDGEPLLPRHPPPTYGAVPPSPTIPRGPACGQEAGPPPSRRTRGLSVRCCTKACLGDEEEHTDRHLHRGPPCSRLTPVPLPRSPSGPWFGVGSLSGGRPGARVVKIWDRQRCPLLEEGDIIAKVNGADVRDLSPGEVESVLQEHTRTGDVILLVERKGHHSRRHTQENCTFPRENFLPDSSHNKRVSRDAPNPWGGPSGDTLAVTSFVGPEPRDVLVCPAHCSQRPRRPRPAGGAGDPIGSVDGPREEYGCSSSTAIATDGGGISKGASSLMPHQEEGLSHQEDSGLLARLSHTDVGGVFRQAGSRVRMKIRNRKDTGISSDLNTADIDVGECPRSPTYRLPQLQEMGQYSVELFRGPNGFGFSLRGGSEYNMDIYVLALMEGGPAQQCGKIQVSDQLVEINGESTSGMTHAQAVEHIRNGGSRIHLVLKRGNGFVPDYDREYSQSPAKTLQVPEAEDRVRHRHRRSNPAGGPQYQGQSPCDGGGQETSPSGRQQLPKARPSSRLHHGSAKVQVEEEEDRERGWRQREPGKNSEGKDESSKLLSPRPSRKLRSDLVPGPWLVPSKERLSRALWGVCMGQGEEEEQKGEPGRGKSMEVKRRS is encoded by the exons ATGGGTATCTTGGCTCCTGCAACTGCCCCAAGCAGACGATTCCAGAAAATTAGTCCTTCTAAAT TGAATGTCGTAGTAGTGGTAGACGGGAACTGCATCCTCCAATACACCCATCGTCAATCACCTTGCTCCTGCCTTTCCGATGGGGAGCCTCTCTTGCCCCGACACCCTCCACCAACTTATGGGGCTGTGCCCCCCAGCCCCACTATCCCCCGAGGACCAGCTTGTGGGCAAGAAGCCGGACCGCCCCCGTCCCGCAGGACTCGTGGACTCAGTGTCCGCTGTTGCACCAAAGCCTGCCTGGGGGACGAAGAGGAACACACTGACCGGCATCTCCATCGAGGGCCACCTTGCAGCCGTCTCACCCCAGTGCCCTTGCCCCGCAGCCCCTCCGGGCCATGGTTTGGAGTGGGATCACTCAGCGGGGGGCGGCCAGGAGCTCGTGTTGTGAAGATCTGGGACCGGCAGCGATGCCCTTTGCTGGAGGAAGGGGATATCATCGCCAAGGTGAACGGAGCTGATGTCCGAGACTTGAGTCCTGGAGAAGTGGAGAGTGTCTTGCAGGAGCACACGCGGACCGGTGACGTGATCCTTCTGGTGGAGAGGAAAG GTCATCACTCCAGGAGACATACCCAGGAAAATTGCACATTTCCACGGGAAAACTTCTTGCCTGATTCCTCTCACAATAAGAGAGTTTCCCGGGATGCTCCTAACCCCTGGGGAGGTCCCTCAGGAGACACTTTAGCTGTGACCAGTTTTGTGGGTCCCGAGCCCCGTGATGTACTTGTGTGTCCTGCACATTGTTCCCAGAGACCAAGGAGGCCCCGGCCAGCAGGAGGTGCTGGGGACCCCATAGGAAGTGTGGATGGTCCCCGAGAAGAGTACGGATGCAGCAGCAGCACAGCCATAGCAACAGATGGAGGTGGAATTAGCAAAGGAG CCAGCTCCCTGATGCCCCATCAGGAGGAAGGCCTCTCCCATCAAGAAGACAGTGGGCTTTTGGCACGGTTGTCCCACACTGATGTTGGGGGAGTCTTCCGGCAGGCAGGGAGCCGGGTGCGAATGAAAATCCGAAATCGCAAAGACACAG GAATTTCCAGCGATTTGAACACCGCTGATATTGATGTGGGTGAATGTCCCCGGAGCCCCACCTACCGCCTCCCTCAGCTCCAG GAGATGGGCCAATATTCGGTGGAGCTGTTCCGAGGACCCAATGGCTTTGGCTTCAGTCTGCGAGGTGGAAGTGAATATAACATGGATATCTATGTCTTGGCTCTCATGGAGGGTGGACCAGCCCAGCAGTGTGGCAAGATCCAA GTGAGCGACCAGTTAGTAGAGATCAATGGGGAGTCTACGTCAGGAATGACACATGCGCAAGCTGTGGAGCACATCCGCAATGGAGGGAGCCGGATACACCTGGTGCTGAAGAGAGGCAACGGATTTGTTCCCGACTATG ACCGTGAGTACAGCCAGAGCCCCGCCAAGACACTGCAGGTGCCAGAAGCTGAGGACAGAGTCAGGCACCGACACCGGAGATCAAACCCGGCTGGGGGCCCCCAATACCAGGGACAGAGCCCTTGCGATGGGGGTGGCCAGGAGACCTCACCCAGTGGCAGACAGCAGCTCCCCAAAGCACGCCCGTCTAGCCGGCTGCACCACGGATCCGCCAAGGTTCAGGTCGAGGaagaagaagacagggaaaggggCTGGAGACAGCGGGAGCCGGGGAAGAACTCAGAGGGCAAGGATGAGAGCAGCAAGCTCCTTTCCCCCAGGCCGAGCCGGAAATTACGCTCAGACCTGGTCCCTGGTCCCTGGCTGGTACCCAGTAAGGAACGCCTGTCCCGGGCTCTGTGGGGCGTCTGCATGGgccagggggaggaggaagagcagaaGGGAGAACCAGGAAGAGGAAAGAGCATGGAGGTGAAAAGGCGAAGTTAG
- the LOC103281359 gene encoding membrane-associated guanylate kinase, WW and PDZ domain-containing protein 1 isoform X5 — translation MGGAGPHVHDWGSERIEPCGISCSTRQSPQVTCEARIPSAETTPAAGVNVVVVVDGNCILQYTHRQSPCSCLSDGEPLLPRHPPPTYGAVPPSPTIPRGPACGQEAGPPPSRRTRGLSVRCCTKACLGDEEEHTDRHLHRGPPCSRLTPVPLPRSPSGPWFGVGSLSGGRPGARVVKIWDRQRCPLLEEGDIIAKVNGADVRDLSPGEVESVLQEHTRTGDVILLVERKGHHSRRHTQENCTFPRENFLPDSSHNKRVSRDAPNPWGGPSGDTLAVTSFVGPEPRDVLVCPAHCSQRPRRPRPAGGAGDPIGSVDGPREEYGCSSSTAIATDGGGISKGASSLMPHQEEGLSHQEDSGLLARLSHTDVGGVFRQAGSRVRMKIRNRKDTGISSDLNTADIDVGECPRSPTYRLPQLQEMGQYSVELFRGPNGFGFSLRGGSEYNMDIYVLALMEGGPAQQCGKIQVSDQLVEINGESTSGMTHAQAVEHIRNGGSRIHLVLKRGNGFVPDYGRP, via the exons TGAATGTCGTAGTAGTGGTAGACGGGAACTGCATCCTCCAATACACCCATCGTCAATCACCTTGCTCCTGCCTTTCCGATGGGGAGCCTCTCTTGCCCCGACACCCTCCACCAACTTATGGGGCTGTGCCCCCCAGCCCCACTATCCCCCGAGGACCAGCTTGTGGGCAAGAAGCCGGACCGCCCCCGTCCCGCAGGACTCGTGGACTCAGTGTCCGCTGTTGCACCAAAGCCTGCCTGGGGGACGAAGAGGAACACACTGACCGGCATCTCCATCGAGGGCCACCTTGCAGCCGTCTCACCCCAGTGCCCTTGCCCCGCAGCCCCTCCGGGCCATGGTTTGGAGTGGGATCACTCAGCGGGGGGCGGCCAGGAGCTCGTGTTGTGAAGATCTGGGACCGGCAGCGATGCCCTTTGCTGGAGGAAGGGGATATCATCGCCAAGGTGAACGGAGCTGATGTCCGAGACTTGAGTCCTGGAGAAGTGGAGAGTGTCTTGCAGGAGCACACGCGGACCGGTGACGTGATCCTTCTGGTGGAGAGGAAAG GTCATCACTCCAGGAGACATACCCAGGAAAATTGCACATTTCCACGGGAAAACTTCTTGCCTGATTCCTCTCACAATAAGAGAGTTTCCCGGGATGCTCCTAACCCCTGGGGAGGTCCCTCAGGAGACACTTTAGCTGTGACCAGTTTTGTGGGTCCCGAGCCCCGTGATGTACTTGTGTGTCCTGCACATTGTTCCCAGAGACCAAGGAGGCCCCGGCCAGCAGGAGGTGCTGGGGACCCCATAGGAAGTGTGGATGGTCCCCGAGAAGAGTACGGATGCAGCAGCAGCACAGCCATAGCAACAGATGGAGGTGGAATTAGCAAAGGAG CCAGCTCCCTGATGCCCCATCAGGAGGAAGGCCTCTCCCATCAAGAAGACAGTGGGCTTTTGGCACGGTTGTCCCACACTGATGTTGGGGGAGTCTTCCGGCAGGCAGGGAGCCGGGTGCGAATGAAAATCCGAAATCGCAAAGACACAG GAATTTCCAGCGATTTGAACACCGCTGATATTGATGTGGGTGAATGTCCCCGGAGCCCCACCTACCGCCTCCCTCAGCTCCAG GAGATGGGCCAATATTCGGTGGAGCTGTTCCGAGGACCCAATGGCTTTGGCTTCAGTCTGCGAGGTGGAAGTGAATATAACATGGATATCTATGTCTTGGCTCTCATGGAGGGTGGACCAGCCCAGCAGTGTGGCAAGATCCAA GTGAGCGACCAGTTAGTAGAGATCAATGGGGAGTCTACGTCAGGAATGACACATGCGCAAGCTGTGGAGCACATCCGCAATGGAGGGAGCCGGATACACCTGGTGCTGAAGAGAGGCAACGGATTTGTTCCCGACTATGGTAG ACCGTGA
- the LOC103281359 gene encoding membrane-associated guanylate kinase, WW and PDZ domain-containing protein 1 isoform X4 produces the protein MGGAGPHVHDWGSERIEPCGISCSTRQSPQVTCEARIPSAETTPAAGVNVVVVVDGNCILQYTHRQSPCSCLSDGEPLLPRHPPPTYGAVPPSPTIPRGPACGQEAGPPPSRRTRGLSVRCCTKACLGDEEEHTDRHLHRGPPCSRLTPVPLPRSPSGPWFGVGSLSGGRPGARVVKIWDRQRCPLLEEGDIIAKVNGADVRDLSPGEVESVLQEHTRTGDVILLVERKGHHSRRHTQENCTFPRENFLPDSSHNKRVSRDAPNPWGGPSGDTLAVTSFVGPEPRDVLVCPAHCSQRPRRPRPAGGAGDPIGSVDGPREEYGCSSSTAIATDGGGISKGASSLMPHQEEGLSHQEDSGLLARLSHTDVGGVFRQAGSRVRMKIRNRKDTGISSDLNTADIDVGECPRSPTYRLPQLQEMGQYSVELFRGPNGFGFSLRGGSEYNMDIYVLALMEGGPAQQCGKIQVSDQLVEINGESTSGMTHAQAVEHIRNGGSRIHLVLKRGNGFVPDYVSICLRPTGQPLASLALCVTNSPRGEPCFCLVGRVEHK, from the exons TGAATGTCGTAGTAGTGGTAGACGGGAACTGCATCCTCCAATACACCCATCGTCAATCACCTTGCTCCTGCCTTTCCGATGGGGAGCCTCTCTTGCCCCGACACCCTCCACCAACTTATGGGGCTGTGCCCCCCAGCCCCACTATCCCCCGAGGACCAGCTTGTGGGCAAGAAGCCGGACCGCCCCCGTCCCGCAGGACTCGTGGACTCAGTGTCCGCTGTTGCACCAAAGCCTGCCTGGGGGACGAAGAGGAACACACTGACCGGCATCTCCATCGAGGGCCACCTTGCAGCCGTCTCACCCCAGTGCCCTTGCCCCGCAGCCCCTCCGGGCCATGGTTTGGAGTGGGATCACTCAGCGGGGGGCGGCCAGGAGCTCGTGTTGTGAAGATCTGGGACCGGCAGCGATGCCCTTTGCTGGAGGAAGGGGATATCATCGCCAAGGTGAACGGAGCTGATGTCCGAGACTTGAGTCCTGGAGAAGTGGAGAGTGTCTTGCAGGAGCACACGCGGACCGGTGACGTGATCCTTCTGGTGGAGAGGAAAG GTCATCACTCCAGGAGACATACCCAGGAAAATTGCACATTTCCACGGGAAAACTTCTTGCCTGATTCCTCTCACAATAAGAGAGTTTCCCGGGATGCTCCTAACCCCTGGGGAGGTCCCTCAGGAGACACTTTAGCTGTGACCAGTTTTGTGGGTCCCGAGCCCCGTGATGTACTTGTGTGTCCTGCACATTGTTCCCAGAGACCAAGGAGGCCCCGGCCAGCAGGAGGTGCTGGGGACCCCATAGGAAGTGTGGATGGTCCCCGAGAAGAGTACGGATGCAGCAGCAGCACAGCCATAGCAACAGATGGAGGTGGAATTAGCAAAGGAG CCAGCTCCCTGATGCCCCATCAGGAGGAAGGCCTCTCCCATCAAGAAGACAGTGGGCTTTTGGCACGGTTGTCCCACACTGATGTTGGGGGAGTCTTCCGGCAGGCAGGGAGCCGGGTGCGAATGAAAATCCGAAATCGCAAAGACACAG GAATTTCCAGCGATTTGAACACCGCTGATATTGATGTGGGTGAATGTCCCCGGAGCCCCACCTACCGCCTCCCTCAGCTCCAG GAGATGGGCCAATATTCGGTGGAGCTGTTCCGAGGACCCAATGGCTTTGGCTTCAGTCTGCGAGGTGGAAGTGAATATAACATGGATATCTATGTCTTGGCTCTCATGGAGGGTGGACCAGCCCAGCAGTGTGGCAAGATCCAA GTGAGCGACCAGTTAGTAGAGATCAATGGGGAGTCTACGTCAGGAATGACACATGCGCAAGCTGTGGAGCACATCCGCAATGGAGGGAGCCGGATACACCTGGTGCTGAAGAGAGGCAACGGATTTGTTCCCGACTATG TCTCCATCTGTCTCCGCCCCACAGGGCAGCCGCTGGCCAGCCTGGCTCTCTGCGTGACCAACTCCCCCCGGGGGGAGCCCTGCTTCTGCCTCGTGGGACGGGTCGAACATAAATG A
- the LOC103281359 gene encoding membrane-associated guanylate kinase, WW and PDZ domain-containing protein 1 isoform X1, translating to MGGAGPHVHDWGSERIEPCGISCSTRQSPQVTCEARIPSAETTPAAGVNVVVVVDGNCILQYTHRQSPCSCLSDGEPLLPRHPPPTYGAVPPSPTIPRGPACGQEAGPPPSRRTRGLSVRCCTKACLGDEEEHTDRHLHRGPPCSRLTPVPLPRSPSGPWFGVGSLSGGRPGARVVKIWDRQRCPLLEEGDIIAKVNGADVRDLSPGEVESVLQEHTRTGDVILLVERKGHHSRRHTQENCTFPRENFLPDSSHNKRVSRDAPNPWGGPSGDTLAVTSFVGPEPRDVLVCPAHCSQRPRRPRPAGGAGDPIGSVDGPREEYGCSSSTAIATDGGGISKGASSLMPHQEEGLSHQEDSGLLARLSHTDVGGVFRQAGSRVRMKIRNRKDTGISSDLNTADIDVGECPRSPTYRLPQLQEMGQYSVELFRGPNGFGFSLRGGSEYNMDIYVLALMEGGPAQQCGKIQVSDQLVEINGESTSGMTHAQAVEHIRNGGSRIHLVLKRGNGFVPDYDREYSQSPAKTLQVPEAEDRVRHRHRRSNPAGGPQYQGQSPCDGGGQETSPSGRQQLPKARPSSRLHHGSAKVQVEEEEDRERGWRQREPGKNSEGKDESSKLLSPRPSRKLRSDLVPGPWLVPSKERLSRALWGVCMGQGEEEEQKGEPGRGKSMEVKRRS from the exons TGAATGTCGTAGTAGTGGTAGACGGGAACTGCATCCTCCAATACACCCATCGTCAATCACCTTGCTCCTGCCTTTCCGATGGGGAGCCTCTCTTGCCCCGACACCCTCCACCAACTTATGGGGCTGTGCCCCCCAGCCCCACTATCCCCCGAGGACCAGCTTGTGGGCAAGAAGCCGGACCGCCCCCGTCCCGCAGGACTCGTGGACTCAGTGTCCGCTGTTGCACCAAAGCCTGCCTGGGGGACGAAGAGGAACACACTGACCGGCATCTCCATCGAGGGCCACCTTGCAGCCGTCTCACCCCAGTGCCCTTGCCCCGCAGCCCCTCCGGGCCATGGTTTGGAGTGGGATCACTCAGCGGGGGGCGGCCAGGAGCTCGTGTTGTGAAGATCTGGGACCGGCAGCGATGCCCTTTGCTGGAGGAAGGGGATATCATCGCCAAGGTGAACGGAGCTGATGTCCGAGACTTGAGTCCTGGAGAAGTGGAGAGTGTCTTGCAGGAGCACACGCGGACCGGTGACGTGATCCTTCTGGTGGAGAGGAAAG GTCATCACTCCAGGAGACATACCCAGGAAAATTGCACATTTCCACGGGAAAACTTCTTGCCTGATTCCTCTCACAATAAGAGAGTTTCCCGGGATGCTCCTAACCCCTGGGGAGGTCCCTCAGGAGACACTTTAGCTGTGACCAGTTTTGTGGGTCCCGAGCCCCGTGATGTACTTGTGTGTCCTGCACATTGTTCCCAGAGACCAAGGAGGCCCCGGCCAGCAGGAGGTGCTGGGGACCCCATAGGAAGTGTGGATGGTCCCCGAGAAGAGTACGGATGCAGCAGCAGCACAGCCATAGCAACAGATGGAGGTGGAATTAGCAAAGGAG CCAGCTCCCTGATGCCCCATCAGGAGGAAGGCCTCTCCCATCAAGAAGACAGTGGGCTTTTGGCACGGTTGTCCCACACTGATGTTGGGGGAGTCTTCCGGCAGGCAGGGAGCCGGGTGCGAATGAAAATCCGAAATCGCAAAGACACAG GAATTTCCAGCGATTTGAACACCGCTGATATTGATGTGGGTGAATGTCCCCGGAGCCCCACCTACCGCCTCCCTCAGCTCCAG GAGATGGGCCAATATTCGGTGGAGCTGTTCCGAGGACCCAATGGCTTTGGCTTCAGTCTGCGAGGTGGAAGTGAATATAACATGGATATCTATGTCTTGGCTCTCATGGAGGGTGGACCAGCCCAGCAGTGTGGCAAGATCCAA GTGAGCGACCAGTTAGTAGAGATCAATGGGGAGTCTACGTCAGGAATGACACATGCGCAAGCTGTGGAGCACATCCGCAATGGAGGGAGCCGGATACACCTGGTGCTGAAGAGAGGCAACGGATTTGTTCCCGACTATG ACCGTGAGTACAGCCAGAGCCCCGCCAAGACACTGCAGGTGCCAGAAGCTGAGGACAGAGTCAGGCACCGACACCGGAGATCAAACCCGGCTGGGGGCCCCCAATACCAGGGACAGAGCCCTTGCGATGGGGGTGGCCAGGAGACCTCACCCAGTGGCAGACAGCAGCTCCCCAAAGCACGCCCGTCTAGCCGGCTGCACCACGGATCCGCCAAGGTTCAGGTCGAGGaagaagaagacagggaaaggggCTGGAGACAGCGGGAGCCGGGGAAGAACTCAGAGGGCAAGGATGAGAGCAGCAAGCTCCTTTCCCCCAGGCCGAGCCGGAAATTACGCTCAGACCTGGTCCCTGGTCCCTGGCTGGTACCCAGTAAGGAACGCCTGTCCCGGGCTCTGTGGGGCGTCTGCATGGgccagggggaggaggaagagcagaaGGGAGAACCAGGAAGAGGAAAGAGCATGGAGGTGAAAAGGCGAAGTTAG